Proteins encoded together in one Benincasa hispida cultivar B227 chromosome 1, ASM972705v1, whole genome shotgun sequence window:
- the LOC120081580 gene encoding BES1/BZR1 homolog protein 4, giving the protein MTSGTRLPTWRERENNKRRERRRRAIAAKIFAGLRMYGNYKLPKHCDNNEVLKALCNEAGWTVEPDGTTYRKGCKPIERMDVVGGSAAASPYASHQPSPCASFNPSPGSSSFPSPASSSYVGNPNADGSSLIPWLKNLSTSSSSASSSKLPNHYIHGGSISAPVTPPLSSPTARTPRLKPDWEDQSVLPGWSAQYYSSQPSSTPPSPGRQILPTPEWFAGLRIPQGGPNSPTFSLVSTNPFGFKESAMTGGGSRMWNPGQSGTCSPAIAAGSDHTADIPMSEVISDEFAFGSNAAGIVKPWEGERIHEECGSDDLELTLGNSRTR; this is encoded by the exons ATGACGTCGGGGACGAGGCTACCAACATGGAGGGAGCGTGAGAACAATAAGAGAAGGGAGAGAAGGAGAAGAGCTATTGCGGCAAAGATCTTTGCTGGACTCAGGATGTACGGGAACTACAAGCTTCCCAAGCATTGCGACAACAATGAGGTCCTTAAAGCTCTCTGCAATGAGGCGGGATGGACTGTCGAACCTGATGGTACCACTTACCGTAAG GGATGCAAGCCAATTGAACGTATGGATGTGGTTGGTGGATCGGCAGCTGCAAGCCCATATGCATCTCACCAACCAAGTCCTTGTGCTTCCTTCAATCCAAGCCCCGGTTCATCTTCTTTTCCAAGTCCAGCATCATCCTCATATGTTGGTAATCCGAATGCTGATGGAAGTTCACTTATCCCCTGGCTCAAAAACCTTTCAACGTCATCATCTTCAGCATCCTCGTCCAAACTCCCAAATCATTATATTCATGGAGGTTCCATCAGTGCTCCTGTTACTCCTCCTCTGAGTTCCCCAACTGCTAGAACGCCACGACTCAAACCTGACTGGGAAGACCAATCTGTCCTACCAGGATGGAGTGCACAATACTATTCCTCACAGCCATCTTCTACTCCACCAAGTCCTGGGCGTCAGATTCTTCCCACTCCAGAATGGTTTGCTGGCCTTAGAATTCCTCAGGGTGGACCCAACTCTCCAACATTTAGTCTTGTTTCGACAAACCCATTTGGTTTCAAGGAATCAGCAATGACTGGTGGAGGATCTCGCATGTGGAACCCTGGTCAAAGTGGGACCTGCTCTCCTGCCATTGCAGCAGGCTCCGATCACACTGCAGATATTCCAATGTCAGAAGTGATCTCTGATGAGTTCGCCTTTGGAAGCAATGCAGCAGGAATAGTGAAGCCATGGGAAGGAGAACGAATTCATGAGGAATGTGGTTCAGATGATCTAGAGCTGACTCTTGGGAACTCAAGGACCAG GTAA